In Pseudostreptobacillus hongkongensis, a single genomic region encodes these proteins:
- a CDS encoding ABC transporter ATP-binding protein — protein sequence MDKIIEVNKIKKVYGSKIAVNDISFYVGKGQIFAFLGTNGAGKTTTIEMICTFLKSDSGNIIVDGKTVGKDDTEIKKVIGIVFQNSLLDDTLSVEENLIIRGSLYGFDKLELDKRIKEVSEMTHISDFLDQYYGTLSGGQKRRVDIARALITKPKILFLDEPTTGLDPQSRKSIWETIIRIQKENNMAVFLTTHYMEEALNADYIVILNKGNIIATGTPSYLRESFSTNKLILDIEKVEKLKDIIKNYDYTIENNKAIIKIKNTLDSIEILKKVENEITGFEVIKGSMEDAFISLTGEELK from the coding sequence TTGGACAAAATCATAGAAGTGAACAAAATTAAAAAAGTTTATGGTTCAAAAATAGCGGTTAATGATATAAGTTTTTATGTTGGAAAAGGTCAAATATTTGCCTTTTTAGGAACTAATGGTGCTGGGAAAACTACAACTATAGAAATGATATGTACTTTTTTGAAAAGTGATTCAGGGAATATAATAGTAGATGGTAAAACTGTTGGAAAAGATGATACTGAAATAAAAAAAGTTATAGGTATAGTTTTTCAAAATAGTTTACTTGATGATACTTTGAGTGTTGAAGAAAACCTTATTATTCGTGGAAGTCTTTATGGTTTTGATAAATTAGAATTAGATAAAAGGATAAAAGAAGTTTCTGAAATGACCCATATATCAGATTTTTTAGATCAATATTATGGGACTTTATCAGGAGGTCAAAAAAGAAGAGTTGATATTGCAAGAGCTTTAATTACTAAACCTAAAATATTGTTTTTAGATGAGCCAACTACGGGTCTTGATCCACAAAGTAGAAAAAGCATTTGGGAAACTATAATTAGAATACAAAAAGAAAATAATATGGCTGTATTTCTAACAACACATTATATGGAAGAAGCTCTTAATGCAGATTATATTGTTATACTTAATAAAGGGAATATAATTGCTACGGGGACACCTAGTTATTTAAGAGAATCTTTTTCTACAAATAAGTTGATATTAGATATAGAGAAAGTAGAAAAATTGAAAGATATAATTAAAAATTATGATTATACAATAGAAAATAATAAGGCTATAATAAAAATAAAAAATACTCTTGATAGTATAGAGATATTAAAAAAGGTAGAAAATGAAATCACAGGGTTTGAAGTTATAAAAGGAAGTATGGAAGATGCCTTCATATCTTTAACAGGGGAGGAATTAAAATGA